From the genome of Psychrilyobacter atlanticus DSM 19335, one region includes:
- the minE gene encoding cell division topological specificity factor MinE: protein MFEKLFGRKKSSAVAKDRLKLVLIHDRRLISNTVLNEMKDELIGVISKYIKIEQGEINIQFDVETENRNKGALIVNVPVKDILKK, encoded by the coding sequence ATGTTTGAAAAATTATTTGGAAGAAAAAAATCTAGTGCAGTAGCTAAAGACAGATTAAAATTAGTTTTAATCCATGATAGAAGATTGATCTCTAATACAGTTTTAAATGAGATGAAAGATGAACTAATTGGAGTTATCTCAAAGTATATAAAGATAGAACAGGGAGAAATCAACATTCAATTTGATGTAGAGACTGAAAATAGAAATAAGGGAGCACTAATAGTAAATGTTCCTGTAAAAGATATATTAAAAAAATAA